Within the Bradyrhizobium cosmicum genome, the region ACTTGGTTTTGGGGCGCCGCACGCGGCTTGATTTGCCGCATGTCACAGCCTTCACGCCGGGACCTGATCCCGCATGTGGTCGCTCGATCTCTCGTGATGTTCGAATCGAAAAGTGCTGCGCCGCCCGAGCGAAGTATGCGTCATTGTCAAAGAGCTGCAATGGGCGGCGCAAAGGAATTTGCAATTGTTGCGTGTTCGTCACGCAACGACGTGACAGCTCACATCACAACCTTACATGCCGTGGCTTGCAAACACCTTGCTGCACGACTTCGAGAGCTTGGCGCGGTTGCCCATCAGGCACGACTGCACGGCGCCGTCATTGCCGAGGTCCTTGCGGCACAGCCGCGACGCATCGCGCGAGCAGGCCTGTTGCTCCTGTTTGGTACCCATATGGCCTTGCGCGAAAGTGGAAACGGTCGAAAGGCCGGTAACGGTGGTCAACGTGATCGTCGCGAGAAGCAAGGCTGTACAACGCATCATTGGGTCCAATCGTGCTGATACAAGTGAGATTTCGCAGTCCCTAACGAACGCGTCGATTTGCCAGACGTTCCCGAAGGGCAGGGCCAGGCGACCCCACGGAACCCGCTATTCAAGCTTCCCGCCGCGCTGCTATAAATGTGGCGAAGTGTGAGGGTGTCTGATGAAACGCTATCTGGTGTTTGCGCTGGTCGGTCCGTTCGTGGGCGGGTTCCTGCTGCTGCTGACGACGACCTACCAGTCCGGCTATTGGGCCCAGACCAATCTCGGCGAGGTCGGCAAGCTGTTCGCGGTGTTCTTCAAGACCCTGCAATACAGCTATCTGTTCGGCTTTCTGCCGTCGCTGATGATCGGCGCGGTGGACGACATCCTGATCCACGTCAGGCGGATCGGCCCGTTGCTGCGGATGCTCCTGGTCGGCCTGTTCGCCTTCGTGCTGGCCTCGCTGACCTACAGCTCGCGCGGGCCGGATTCCGGCGCGGTTCAGTTCATCCTGTACGGCCTGGTCGGGTTCGTGCCGTCGGTGATTTCGTCCTGGCTCGTGCATAGATATGTCGAGGAGCCGCAAGCCGCGGCGGCGCCAACCTGAGCACGCGACGTTCGGGCGCGGGCAGCAACTTCCGCCACGCTGGCGCGTTCTCTGGGGACCATGACCATGTCCGACGACGACATCCTCGCTCCGCGCAAATCCCGTTCCGGCGAGCGTTCGCGCGGGCCATTTTCCGGCCCCCCGGCGCGCGGGCCGATCATCGACCAGGACGGCCAGGAAGTTCGTCCCGAAGCGATCCGCTCCGAAACGCTGGAGCAGGGGTTTCGGGAATTTCGCTTTGAGTTCGGGCAGGGTAATCCGTTCGGCAATCTGACGCGGGAGCAGCGGATCGCGCGGATCGAGGCGATCGCAAAACTGCTCGACGTCGCCTTCGTCGTGCCCGGCACCAACATCCGCTACGGCATTGATGGGCTGATCGGACTGATCCCCGTGGTCGGCGACATCATCACCACCGCGATCTCGCTGTGGCTGGTGCGCGAGGCCCGCGCGCTGGGCGCGCCCTGGTACATCACCGCGCGCATGCTCGGCAATGTCGCGGTCGACGGCGTCGTCGGCATCGTGCCGTTCGCAGGCGACGCCTTCGACGTCATGTTCCGCGCCAACATGCGCAACGTTCGCCTGCTGCGCCGCTGGCTCGACAAGCAGCCGCGGATGTAAGCGCGACGGTGGACGGCGCTCGCAAGCAATGATGGGGGAGAGAGTCCCCAACAACGCGAAAAGCGCGACGGCCCTTGGGCCATCGCGCTTTCAGCACACATCGAATGTTTGCGAAAAAGCCTACGCCGCGTCGGCGTCGGTCTCCGCGGCCACCGGCTCGGGCTTGCGGTGACGCTCCAGCGGGAACGCTTCGCTCTCATACAGCGAACGGATGCCGTTCTGGTCGAAGCGCGCTTCCTCGACCTGGAGATAGGCGCCGTTCAGCGAATCCGTCGGCAACTGCTCCATCGCAAACTGCACGGCTTCGGCTGCGGTGCCGAACCGGCGATAGGTGAAGCCTGCACGCTTCTTCTTGCGGATCGCAGCGGGGAAGAGTTCGGCGGAAGTGTTGAAGTTGAACGGACGCAGTGGACGCATGGTCAAAGACCTCGTGATCTTCTCTGGGGCTTTAAGCGCGTGGGGTTTGGGGCGGCAGAGGATGGGCTCGCCGCACAGGTCATTTTCGTCCTCTAATATAGGCCGTTTTGACAAAAATGCGACCCCTGCGATGCGAGATGATGAATCCACGCATGGCAGGTCCGCAGGCGCTATAAACCAAGCAATTTCAATAGCTTGGTTGGTTTACAGCTTGCCGAGCAGCAGCAGCACGACCAGCACCACCAGCACGACGCCGCCGATCCCCATGCCGGAATGGCCCATGCCGTAGCCATAGCCGCCGATCCGGCCGGACAGGCCGCCGACCAGGTAGATGATCACCAGGATGATCAGGATGGTCCCAAGCGTCACGGCATCCTCCCTGGCGGCCGCCGGACTGCGCTCATCGGCCGCACCGCCAGGGTAGAAAAGCACATCGGGCCGCCGGGTTCCATGCCGGAACCCGGCGGCCCGCAACCTTATTTGGGCTCGAGCTTCAGCGCCGCCGAGTTGATGCAGTAGCGCAGGCCGGTCGGCCCCGGACCGTCGGGGAAGACGTGGCCGAGATGGCCGCTGCACTTGGCGCAGAGCACCTCGGTGCGGATCATGCCGTGGCTGGCATCGCGCTCCTCGTCGATATGGCTCTCGACGGCGGGCTGGGTGAAGCTCGGCCAGCCGCAGCCGGAATCGAACTTGGCGTCGGACTCGAAGAGCTCATTGCCGCAGCCGGCGCACACATAGGTGCCGGCGCGGTGGTCATGCTCGTATTCGCCGGAGAAGGGACGCTCGGTCGCCTTCTCGCGCAGCACCGCGTACTGCATCGGCGACAATTCGCGCCGCCACTGCTCTTCGCTCTTGATGACCTTGTCGTCGGTGGTCTTCGTTTTGGTGTCGGGCATGGGTCTCCCGTTTGCTTGGTGATGTCAGTTGGTGGCCTTGCTGGCACTGACCAGCGTCGGCTTCTCGATGTAGTTATCCGCGAACAGCTTTTTGAGGTTCTCGACCTTCGGGATGTCGTTATAGGCGATATAGGGCTGGTTCGGGTGCAGGGTCAGATAGTCCTGGTGATAGGCCTCGGCCGGGTAGAACGCCTCCAGCGCGCCGACCTTGGTCACGATCGGCTTGCTGAACACCTTGGCGCCGTTGAGCTGGGCGATATAGGCCTCGGCCACCTTCTTCTGCTCGTCGGAGGTGGTGAAGATTGCCGAGCGATATTGCGTGCCGCTGTCGGGGCCCTGGCGGTTGAGCTGGGTCGGGTCGTGCGCGACCGAGAAGTAGATCTGGAGAATCTTGCCGTAGGAGATTTTCTTCGGGTCGTACTTGATCTCGACCGACTCGGCATGGCCGGTCCGTCCGCTCGAGACGGTCTGGTAGTCGGCGGTCGCCTTGGTGCCGCCGGCATAGCCGGAGACCGCGTTGACGACGCCCGCGGTGTGCTGGAACACGCCCTGCACGCCCCAGAAGCAGCCGCCGGCGATCACGGCGGTCTGGATTCCGGTTGCGGGGGCCGCGTCCATGGCGGGCGCGGGGATCACGACCGCGTCCTCCGCGGCCCGGGACGGCATGGCGAAGGCCAGCGTCATGGCAGCGGTGGCGGCGAGCAGGGACAAAAGGGCAGGTCGGCGCATGGCGGATCCTCTTTCGAATGTCTGGCAGTCTAGGGCGACAGTGGCCGGGCGAACAGCCTGCCCGGCCGCGTTTTCGCATCATCCGAGATACGGGCGCAGGCCGCGATTGTTACGGCGGGACGGACACGAGTCTGTGAAAAAAGGCGCCGGACGGTTTGGCTCCGCCGGGAACTCCGCGCTAGATGAACCCGTGCGATCGACGATCGACTGAGAGATGTGGTGGCTGGAGCTGACCTGACAACATGCTGCGCGTCATTTCCCTGACCCTTGCCGTCCTGATGTCATCCGCCGCGATCGCCGCGGCCGGGCCGCAAACCGGCGACGATCTTGCCACCTGCCGCGACCGCCAGGCCGAGATTCAGGCGCGCGCGCAGGCCTGCGACAACCTGCTCAATGCCGACCGTGTCAACGGCAAGGACAAGGGGATCGCGCTCTCGGTGCGCGGCAACACGCTGATCAACAAGCGCGACCTCGTGCACGCGATCGAAACCCTGTCCATGGCCGTCGACCTCGATCCCGACAATGTCGTTACGCTCAACCTGCGCGGCCTCGCCTATCAGCGCTCGGGCAAGGACGACCTTGCGATGGCCGACTACAACCTCGCGCTCCAGAAGCGCCCGACCTACGGCGTTCCCTACAACAACCGCGGCCTCATTCAACTGCGCAGGGGCGCACTGCAAAGTGCGCTTGACGATTTCGACCTGTCGATCAGCTACGCGCCCAAGTTCCTGCTGGGCTGGACCAATCGGGCCCGCGTACGCACCTTGATGAAGGATTATGACGGCGCAATCGCCGACTTCGCGGAGGCCGAGAAGATCGATCCGACCGCGCCCCAGCTCACCGGCAACCGCTGCATTACTTACGGCTTGATGGGCAGGTTCGACGCGGCCTTTGCGGACTGCAACGGCCTGATCGAAAAGGAGCCGAAAAACGTCTTCGGATTCAACAATCGCGCCGACGTCAACATGATGAAGGGCAACTTCGACGCCGCGCTGAAGGACTATATGACGGCCCTCAAGATCAATCCGAACAATGTCCGTGCTCATTCCGGCCGCGGCCAGATCTACGAACGCCGCAAGGATGTCGCCCAGGCGCGCGCCGACTACCGCGCCGCGGCCTATTCACTGACGAATTTCGACGACGTCGAGGTCGCGCGCGCCCGTGCCATCGCGCAGGAGCGGCTCGCCGCGCTGACGCCGCAAACCCCTGGGGGGGCGCCCACCGGGCGCCGCGTCGCGCTGGTGATCGGCAACGGCGCCTACAAGAACGTCCACGCCTTGCCCAATCCGCCGCGCGATTCGAAATTGATCGCAGGGGCGCTGCGCGATGTCGGTTTCCAGACGGTGATATCGGCGAGCGACCTGACCCGCGACAAGTTCTTCGAGGCGCTGCAGACGTTCGCCGCCGAAGCGGAAAAGGCCGACTGGGCCGTGGTCTATTACGCCGGCCATGGCTTCGAGATCGGCGGGGTCAACTACCTCGTCCCTGTTGATGCCAAGCTGGCCGCCGACCGGGACGCCGAGACCCAGGCGGTGGCGCTGGAGCAGGTCATCGCCGCGGTCGGTGCCGCGCGAAAAGTGCGGCTGGTGATTCTGGACGCCTGCCGCGACAACCCGTTCGCGCCGACCATGCGGCGCACGCTGTCGCTGAAGCTGGTCGACAAGGGTTTTTCCAACATCGAGCCCGGCGCCGGTTTCATGGTGGTCTACGCCGCCAAGCATGGCGAGACCGCGATGGACGGCGACGGCGGCGCCGACAGCCCGTTCTCCACCGCGCTCGCCCGCGAGATCAGGGTGCCGAAGGTCGAGATCCGGAAACTGTTCGACATCATCCGCGACGACGTCTGGTCCGCCACCAAGCACGAGCAGCAGCCGTTCACGTACGGCTCACCGCCGGGACGTGAGGATTTTTATTTTGTCGCGGGGAAGTGACCGTGACGCGTGGGCACCACGCGGCAC harbors:
- a CDS encoding caspase family protein produces the protein MLRVISLTLAVLMSSAAIAAAGPQTGDDLATCRDRQAEIQARAQACDNLLNADRVNGKDKGIALSVRGNTLINKRDLVHAIETLSMAVDLDPDNVVTLNLRGLAYQRSGKDDLAMADYNLALQKRPTYGVPYNNRGLIQLRRGALQSALDDFDLSISYAPKFLLGWTNRARVRTLMKDYDGAIADFAEAEKIDPTAPQLTGNRCITYGLMGRFDAAFADCNGLIEKEPKNVFGFNNRADVNMMKGNFDAALKDYMTALKINPNNVRAHSGRGQIYERRKDVAQARADYRAAAYSLTNFDDVEVARARAIAQERLAALTPQTPGGAPTGRRVALVIGNGAYKNVHALPNPPRDSKLIAGALRDVGFQTVISASDLTRDKFFEALQTFAAEAEKADWAVVYYAGHGFEIGGVNYLVPVDAKLAADRDAETQAVALEQVIAAVGAARKVRLVILDACRDNPFAPTMRRTLSLKLVDKGFSNIEPGAGFMVVYAAKHGETAMDGDGGADSPFSTALAREIRVPKVEIRKLFDIIRDDVWSATKHEQQPFTYGSPPGREDFYFVAGK
- the msrA gene encoding peptide-methionine (S)-S-oxide reductase MsrA, producing the protein MRRPALLSLLAATAAMTLAFAMPSRAAEDAVVIPAPAMDAAPATGIQTAVIAGGCFWGVQGVFQHTAGVVNAVSGYAGGTKATADYQTVSSGRTGHAESVEIKYDPKKISYGKILQIYFSVAHDPTQLNRQGPDSGTQYRSAIFTTSDEQKKVAEAYIAQLNGAKVFSKPIVTKVGALEAFYPAEAYHQDYLTLHPNQPYIAYNDIPKVENLKKLFADNYIEKPTLVSASKATN
- the msrB gene encoding peptide-methionine (R)-S-oxide reductase MsrB, translating into MPDTKTKTTDDKVIKSEEQWRRELSPMQYAVLREKATERPFSGEYEHDHRAGTYVCAGCGNELFESDAKFDSGCGWPSFTQPAVESHIDEERDASHGMIRTEVLCAKCSGHLGHVFPDGPGPTGLRYCINSAALKLEPK
- a CDS encoding DUF3309 family protein; the encoded protein is MTLGTILIILVIIYLVGGLSGRIGGYGYGMGHSGMGIGGVVLVVLVVLLLLGKL
- a CDS encoding DUF5413 family protein — translated: MKRYLVFALVGPFVGGFLLLLTTTYQSGYWAQTNLGEVGKLFAVFFKTLQYSYLFGFLPSLMIGAVDDILIHVRRIGPLLRMLLVGLFAFVLASLTYSSRGPDSGAVQFILYGLVGFVPSVISSWLVHRYVEEPQAAAAPT
- a CDS encoding DUF4112 domain-containing protein; this encodes MTMSDDDILAPRKSRSGERSRGPFSGPPARGPIIDQDGQEVRPEAIRSETLEQGFREFRFEFGQGNPFGNLTREQRIARIEAIAKLLDVAFVVPGTNIRYGIDGLIGLIPVVGDIITTAISLWLVREARALGAPWYITARMLGNVAVDGVVGIVPFAGDAFDVMFRANMRNVRLLRRWLDKQPRM